The following are encoded in a window of Streptococcus pasteurianus genomic DNA:
- a CDS encoding PTS system mannose/fructose/N-acetylgalactosamine-transporter subunit IIB, with protein sequence MSVVLARIDQRLIHGIVVTQWAGFTKAKRLMVVDDEISKDESQKAAMRMSKPAGTGMSIIDTNTAITNFAAGKYDSHNVFLIVRHPQTLVDLVKGGVAIPKVNIGIIFDGPGKKTIRKMVSVNDEEINSLKELEKLGIEVTFHFVPNDVEEPMSYYID encoded by the coding sequence ATGTCAGTAGTATTAGCAAGAATTGATCAACGTCTTATACATGGTATTGTGGTTACCCAATGGGCAGGATTTACAAAAGCAAAACGTCTCATGGTTGTGGATGACGAGATTAGCAAAGATGAAAGTCAGAAGGCAGCAATGAGAATGAGTAAGCCAGCTGGTACAGGTATGTCTATCATTGATACTAATACCGCTATTACCAATTTTGCAGCAGGGAAATATGACAGTCATAATGTATTTTTGATTGTTCGCCATCCTCAAACGCTAGTTGATTTGGTTAAGGGAGGAGTAGCTATTCCAAAAGTTAATATCGGAATTATATTTGATGGTCCTGGTAAAAAGACAATTAGGAAAATGGTTTCAGTAAATGATGAGGAAATCAATTCTTTGAAGGAATTGGAGAAACTTGGTATTGAAGTGACTTTCCATTTTGTCCCAAATGACGTTGAGGAGCCAATGAGTTACTACATTGATTGA
- a CDS encoding sensor histidine kinase, with protein sequence MDQNRKNPDQLLEIIRQEENKQKRGKLKIFFGYAAGVGKTYAMLTAAHEAQNRGVDVVAGYIEPHARPKTAALLDGLEMLPQLDIVYNGIQLHEFNLDAAIARAPELILVDELAHTNAEGCRHVKRYQDIEELLKAGIDVYTTVNVQHIESLNDMVASVTEVLVRERIPDSVFDNANQVELVDIEPQDLIERLNAGAIYQESQAKRAVDNFFTVDNLTALRGIALRRCAQRVEILSENARIKNHGDYYIDEHILVCLSSSPSSTKIIRTAARMAKAFKGRFTALFVETADLSTMDDKNKERLYANLRLAEQLGAQVETVRGEDVPFQIAEFARVFGVSKLVIGRSSATRPHFFKKPTLTEKLVEMAPNLDIYIIPDTLPSVSVYRARKVQKKKNIIWSTTDILKCLVILIISSLIGYTFRNLGFDEANIITVYVLGVLITAVVTTHQIYSLISSVVSVLVFNFIFTKPQFTFQAYDQGYPVTFLIMFFAAFLTGSLANRLERHAKQATRDAYRMKVLFDTNHLLQKAKSRQDIISATSNQIVKLLGKDVVFYLAKKETLGEPYIFSATKDLLNNGYTSSNEKAVAEWVFKNNKAAGSTTDTLPNAKCLYLAIRVNNNVYGVVGIVIDEQPLDSFEKSILLSIIGECALALENEKNAYEKEKVAILAKNEQLRANLLRAISHDLRTPLTSISGNASNLLSNGDSFDEATKKQMYTDIYDDSMWLINLVENLLAVTRIEENNVNLRIIDDLVDDVVSEALRHVNRKSVEHHIEVKHKDEFLIAKMDARLIVQVIINIVDNAIKYTPQGSHILIQTERQGNKAVISISDDGEGMSDEVKERVFDMFYSGINKVVDSHRSLGLGLALCKSIINAHGGEISVSDNIPQGSIFTFTLPIGGQIHE encoded by the coding sequence ATGGATCAAAATAGAAAAAATCCAGATCAGTTATTAGAGATTATTCGTCAAGAGGAAAACAAACAAAAAAGAGGAAAACTTAAAATATTTTTTGGCTATGCAGCTGGCGTTGGTAAAACTTATGCGATGTTAACTGCAGCCCATGAGGCTCAGAATAGAGGAGTTGATGTAGTTGCTGGATATATTGAACCTCACGCTCGTCCGAAAACCGCAGCCCTTCTGGATGGTTTAGAGATGCTTCCACAGTTAGATATTGTTTATAATGGGATTCAATTGCATGAATTTAATTTGGATGCGGCGATTGCACGAGCTCCTGAATTAATTTTGGTAGATGAGCTTGCTCATACTAATGCTGAAGGTTGCCGTCATGTAAAGAGATATCAAGATATTGAAGAGCTTTTAAAAGCAGGGATAGATGTTTACACGACAGTTAATGTCCAACATATTGAAAGCTTAAATGATATGGTTGCTTCTGTCACGGAGGTACTCGTAAGGGAGCGTATTCCAGATTCAGTGTTTGATAATGCTAATCAGGTTGAGTTAGTAGACATTGAACCGCAAGACTTAATTGAGCGTTTGAATGCTGGTGCTATTTATCAAGAGTCGCAAGCTAAACGAGCAGTTGATAATTTTTTTACTGTAGATAATTTAACAGCACTTAGAGGTATTGCATTGCGTCGTTGTGCCCAACGTGTTGAGATTCTTTCAGAGAATGCGCGCATTAAGAATCATGGTGATTATTATATCGATGAACACATACTTGTCTGTTTATCCTCATCTCCTTCGAGCACTAAAATTATTCGAACAGCGGCTAGGATGGCAAAAGCTTTTAAAGGAAGGTTTACAGCTTTATTTGTTGAGACAGCTGACCTTTCTACAATGGATGACAAAAATAAGGAGCGTTTATATGCTAACTTACGACTAGCAGAGCAGCTTGGTGCTCAGGTTGAGACAGTTCGTGGAGAAGATGTTCCTTTTCAAATTGCGGAGTTTGCGAGAGTATTTGGAGTGTCTAAACTTGTTATTGGACGAAGTTCAGCAACTAGACCACACTTTTTCAAGAAACCAACACTAACAGAAAAATTGGTAGAAATGGCCCCGAATTTGGATATTTATATTATTCCTGATACGTTGCCATCGGTTTCTGTTTATCGAGCACGAAAAGTACAGAAAAAGAAAAACATCATTTGGTCAACTACTGATATTCTAAAATGTCTTGTCATTTTAATCATATCTAGTTTAATTGGATACACTTTCCGTAATTTAGGATTTGATGAGGCTAATATTATTACAGTCTATGTGCTGGGTGTCTTAATTACTGCAGTGGTGACAACACATCAGATATATAGTTTAATATCTTCGGTAGTTAGTGTTCTTGTCTTTAATTTTATTTTTACTAAGCCTCAATTTACTTTTCAAGCCTATGATCAGGGATATCCAGTAACTTTTCTCATAATGTTTTTTGCTGCTTTTTTAACAGGATCCTTGGCAAATCGTTTAGAAAGACATGCAAAACAAGCTACACGTGATGCTTATCGTATGAAAGTTTTATTTGATACAAATCATCTCTTACAAAAAGCGAAAAGTCGGCAAGATATTATATCTGCTACTTCAAATCAGATTGTCAAGCTCTTAGGTAAAGACGTTGTTTTTTATTTGGCAAAAAAGGAAACGCTGGGTGAGCCCTATATTTTTTCAGCTACGAAAGATTTGCTAAATAACGGCTATACTAGTAGCAATGAAAAAGCAGTCGCAGAGTGGGTGTTTAAAAACAATAAAGCTGCTGGTTCAACGACTGATACGCTCCCAAATGCGAAGTGTTTATATTTAGCGATTCGAGTTAATAATAACGTGTATGGTGTAGTAGGAATAGTTATTGATGAGCAGCCTCTTGACTCATTTGAAAAAAGTATTCTTTTATCCATTATTGGAGAGTGTGCATTAGCCTTGGAAAATGAAAAGAATGCTTATGAGAAAGAAAAAGTAGCTATTCTTGCTAAAAATGAGCAATTACGTGCTAACTTACTACGTGCTATTTCTCATGATTTACGTACACCACTGACTTCTATATCAGGAAATGCTAGTAATCTTCTTTCAAATGGCGATTCCTTTGATGAAGCGACTAAAAAGCAGATGTACACAGATATCTATGATGATTCTATGTGGCTTATCAATCTTGTCGAAAATCTATTAGCTGTGACAAGGATTGAAGAAAATAATGTAAATTTACGCATTATAGATGATTTAGTTGATGATGTTGTATCAGAAGCATTACGCCATGTGAATCGAAAAAGCGTGGAACATCATATTGAAGTGAAGCATAAAGATGAGTTTCTTATTGCTAAAATGGATGCCCGACTAATTGTTCAAGTCATAATTAATATCGTTGATAATGCTATAAAGTACACACCTCAAGGATCACATATCCTTATTCAAACAGAACGACAAGGTAATAAAGCAGTTATTTCCATATCAGATGATGGTGAGGGGATGTCTGATGAGGTGAAGGAGCGAGTCTTTGATATGTTCTATAGCGGGATCAACAAAGTTGTTGATAGTCATAGAAGTTTAGGGTTAGGTTTGGCTTTATGTAAATCAATTATCAATGCCCATGGAGGAGAGATTAGTGTTTCAGATAATATTCCTCAGGGGTCAATATTCACATTCACTTTACCTATAGGAGGACAAATACATGAATAA
- a CDS encoding response regulator produces the protein MNKTLVLLVEDNSSVRNLMTTTLKAHGYRYLTAPNGDAAILEASSHNPDIVLLDLGLPDMDGVEVIKKIRSWSSMPIIVISARSEDTDKIDALDAGADDYLTKPFSVEELLARLRVTQRRLTMMQRFSPTEASVFINGELRIDYAAGCAYINSEELHLTPIEYKLLCLLSKNTGKVLTHTYITQNIWGSNWDNDIASLRVFMATLRKKIEKEPNSPQYIQTHIGVGYRMLRVE, from the coding sequence ATGAATAAAACACTTGTTCTATTAGTAGAAGATAATTCATCGGTAAGGAATCTGATGACGACAACCTTAAAAGCACATGGTTATCGTTATTTAACTGCACCTAATGGTGATGCAGCAATATTGGAAGCATCTTCACATAATCCAGATATTGTGTTACTTGATTTAGGGTTACCAGATATGGATGGTGTTGAGGTAATTAAAAAAATTCGTTCCTGGTCAAGTATGCCCATTATCGTTATTAGTGCACGAAGTGAAGATACCGACAAGATTGATGCACTAGATGCAGGTGCAGATGACTATTTAACTAAACCGTTTTCTGTTGAGGAACTGTTAGCACGTTTGCGAGTAACGCAAAGAAGGTTAACGATGATGCAGAGATTTTCTCCTACAGAAGCTTCTGTTTTTATAAATGGAGAACTACGAATTGATTATGCAGCAGGATGCGCCTATATTAATAGTGAAGAATTGCATTTAACACCTATTGAATACAAATTACTTTGTTTATTATCGAAAAATACAGGAAAAGTTCTGACGCATACCTATATTACACAAAACATATGGGGTAGTAACTGGGATAATGATATTGCCTCTTTGCGAGTATTTATGGCAACTCTGAGAAAAAAAATAGAAAAAGAACCGAATTCTCCTCAATACATTCAAACTCACATAGGAGTTGGTTATCGCATGTTAAGAGTAGAGTAG
- a CDS encoding HAD family hydrolase: MYLKALIFDMDGVIVDTEYQDFSIQKEFIKLFNPHSNYSDKELLVLVGKSYLTLYKLLQHFIGEEYSIEKIEKEYGVFSDVKYSKLNYRELFREDIIKILDFSVENGIKLALASSSKYKHIIEILESCGIRGYFDVIVSGENFMESKPNPEIYQATLNELSVQAEQCIAIEDSYSGIEASTSAGIATIGYYDSRLPLFNDKANWKVGSMQEALNVIQSQHEF, from the coding sequence ATGTATTTGAAAGCGCTTATTTTTGATATGGATGGGGTAATAGTTGACACGGAGTATCAAGATTTTTCGATACAAAAAGAATTCATAAAACTTTTTAATCCACACTCTAATTATAGTGATAAAGAGTTATTAGTACTAGTAGGTAAATCCTATTTGACACTTTATAAACTTTTACAGCATTTTATCGGCGAAGAATATAGTATAGAAAAAATTGAGAAAGAATATGGTGTTTTCAGTGATGTAAAATATAGTAAATTGAATTATCGGGAATTATTTAGGGAAGACATTATAAAAATTCTAGATTTTTCTGTTGAAAATGGCATAAAGTTAGCTCTTGCCTCTTCTTCAAAGTATAAACATATTATTGAGATTCTGGAAAGTTGTGGTATAAGAGGTTATTTTGATGTTATAGTTAGCGGTGAAAATTTTATGGAGAGTAAGCCTAATCCAGAAATTTATCAAGCGACATTGAATGAATTGTCTGTTCAGGCTGAACAGTGTATTGCTATTGAAGATTCTTACTCAGGGATTGAAGCATCAACGAGTGCTGGTATTGCTACTATTGGATATTACGATAGTCGATTGCCACTATTTAATGATAAGGCAAATTGGAAAGTCGGAAGTATGCAAGAAGCATTGAACGTAATTCAATCACAACATGAGTTTTAA
- a CDS encoding PTS sugar transporter subunit IIA, with amino-acid sequence MVKVIIASHRHLADGMDDTLKYLVPSLTNIETISAYVDNEPITVAVEAALNRCQGTEDILVFTDLLGGSVNQEFVKQLKPNVHLITGMNLPVIMSLLLQLENQDLSESLITQAIEEAKNQIIYVNHFLQETVDSEDDEM; translated from the coding sequence ATGGTTAAAGTTATAATTGCTAGTCATCGTCATTTAGCAGATGGTATGGATGATACGTTGAAGTATCTAGTTCCTTCCCTGACGAATATTGAAACCATCAGTGCATATGTTGATAATGAGCCAATTACTGTGGCTGTTGAAGCGGCATTAAATCGTTGTCAAGGTACGGAAGATATCCTGGTTTTTACAGATTTGTTGGGGGGATCAGTCAATCAGGAATTTGTTAAACAGTTAAAACCAAATGTTCATTTGATTACAGGTATGAATTTGCCAGTTATTATGTCTTTGTTACTCCAATTGGAAAATCAAGACTTATCTGAGTCACTAATCACACAGGCGATTGAAGAGGCTAAAAATCAGATTATTTACGTTAATCATTTTCTACAAGAAACAGTCGATTCAGAAGATGATGAAATGTAA
- the budA gene encoding acetolactate decarboxylase, which translates to MSEAIKLFQYNTLSALMAGLYGGTLTIGELLEHGDLGIGTLDSIDGELIILDGKAYQAKGSDGKAEVVEVSDDVKIPYAAVVPHRAEVVFKQRFEMTDKELEKRIESYYDGVNLFRSIKIKGTFVKMHVRMIPKSAPDIKFADVATRQPEYTRENISGTIVGIWTPKMFHGVSVAGYHLHFISDDFTFGGHVMDFIISEGVVEVGPVDQLDQRFPVQDRKYLFAKFNMDELKEDIEKSE; encoded by the coding sequence ATGTCAGAAGCAATTAAACTGTTTCAGTATAATACGTTAAGTGCACTTATGGCTGGTCTTTATGGTGGAACATTGACTATAGGTGAACTTTTAGAACATGGGGATTTGGGGATTGGAACACTAGATTCTATTGACGGGGAACTGATTATTCTTGATGGTAAAGCGTATCAAGCTAAAGGATCTGATGGTAAAGCAGAGGTGGTAGAAGTTTCTGATGATGTCAAAATTCCTTATGCTGCTGTCGTCCCTCACCGAGCTGAAGTGGTTTTTAAACAACGCTTTGAAATGACTGATAAGGAATTAGAAAAACGCATTGAGTCATATTATGATGGTGTTAATTTATTTCGTTCAATTAAGATAAAAGGAACATTTGTGAAGATGCATGTTCGTATGATTCCAAAGTCAGCCCCTGACATTAAGTTTGCTGATGTTGCTACACGCCAACCAGAATACACACGTGAAAATATTTCAGGGACGATTGTCGGAATTTGGACACCAAAGATGTTCCATGGTGTGAGTGTTGCAGGTTATCATTTGCATTTTATTTCTGATGATTTCACATTTGGTGGTCATGTGATGGATTTTATTATTTCAGAAGGTGTTGTTGAAGTTGGGCCAGTTGATCAACTAGATCAGCGTTTTCCGGTTCAGGATCGTAAATACCTTTTTGCAAAATTTAATATGGATGAATTGAAAGAAGATATTGAAAAAAGCGAATGA
- the alsS gene encoding acetolactate synthase AlsS: MTDNNKQYGADLVVDSLINHDIDYVFGIPGAKIDRIFDTLEDKGPQLIVARHEQNAAFMAQGIGRITGTPGVVITTSGPGVSNLATGLVTATDEGDPVLAISGQVKRADLLKRSHQSMKNVAMMEPVTKYAVEVHEPDTLSETIANAYRVAKSGKRGASFVSIPQDVTDSLVSVKAIKPLTDPQLGSASVGDINYLAQAIRNADLPVLLLGNGASTRAVTKSIRKLLDAVKLPVVETFQGAGIVSRELEEDTFFGRVGLFRNQPGDMLLKKADLVIAIGYDPIEYEARNWNAEISARIIVIDVAQAEIDTYFQPERELIGNIADTIDLLLPAVNGYVLPKASVDYLQNLKKNVVEDVKFDRNSKEGLVHPLDVIDVLQENTTDDMTVTVDVGSHYIWMARYFKSYEARHLLFSNGMQTLGVALPWAISAALVRPNTTVVSVSGDGGFLFSAQELETAVRLKLPIVHIIWNDGKYNMVEFQEEMKYGRSSGVDFGSVDFVKYASSFGAKGYRVDSRASFEEIFKEALKEANNGPVLIDIPIDYKDNIKLGETILPDEFY; this comes from the coding sequence ATGACAGATAACAATAAACAATATGGGGCTGATTTGGTAGTGGATAGTCTCATCAACCATGACATTGACTATGTTTTTGGTATTCCTGGTGCTAAAATTGATCGTATTTTTGACACTCTTGAAGATAAGGGACCACAGTTGATTGTAGCTCGTCATGAGCAAAATGCTGCTTTTATGGCACAAGGGATTGGACGTATTACAGGTACACCTGGCGTTGTGATTACAACAAGTGGACCTGGAGTTTCAAATTTGGCGACAGGATTGGTGACCGCAACGGATGAAGGGGATCCTGTTTTAGCGATTTCAGGTCAAGTAAAACGTGCCGATTTGCTGAAACGGTCTCACCAATCTATGAAAAATGTGGCAATGATGGAACCAGTTACAAAATATGCTGTAGAAGTTCATGAGCCAGATACTCTCTCTGAAACAATTGCTAATGCCTATCGTGTGGCAAAGTCAGGTAAACGTGGTGCAAGCTTTGTTTCCATTCCACAAGATGTGACTGACAGTTTGGTTTCCGTAAAAGCAATCAAGCCATTAACAGATCCTCAATTGGGTTCTGCGTCAGTTGGTGATATCAACTATTTAGCGCAAGCTATCCGAAATGCCGACTTACCCGTTCTTCTTCTGGGAAATGGTGCTTCAACGCGTGCAGTTACAAAGTCTATTCGTAAGTTATTGGATGCTGTAAAATTACCAGTTGTTGAAACTTTCCAAGGTGCAGGTATTGTTTCTCGTGAGTTGGAAGAAGATACTTTCTTTGGACGTGTTGGGCTTTTCCGCAATCAGCCAGGTGACATGTTGCTTAAAAAAGCTGACCTTGTTATTGCTATTGGTTATGACCCAATTGAGTATGAAGCCCGAAATTGGAATGCTGAAATTTCAGCTCGTATTATTGTTATCGACGTTGCGCAAGCTGAAATCGATACTTATTTCCAACCAGAACGTGAATTGATTGGTAACATTGCGGATACGATTGACTTGCTCTTGCCTGCCGTTAATGGTTATGTTTTGCCAAAAGCATCAGTAGATTATTTGCAAAATCTGAAGAAAAATGTTGTCGAAGATGTCAAATTTGACCGTAATTCCAAGGAAGGTTTGGTTCACCCGCTTGATGTTATTGATGTCTTACAAGAAAATACAACAGATGATATGACTGTCACTGTTGACGTTGGTAGTCACTACATTTGGATGGCACGTTATTTCAAATCATACGAAGCTCGTCATCTGCTCTTTTCAAACGGCATGCAGACCCTTGGAGTTGCACTTCCTTGGGCAATTTCAGCAGCACTTGTTCGTCCAAATACGACAGTTGTTTCGGTGTCTGGAGATGGTGGATTCCTTTTTTCAGCACAAGAATTAGAAACTGCAGTACGTCTCAAGTTGCCGATTGTCCATATCATTTGGAATGATGGCAAGTACAATATGGTCGAGTTCCAAGAAGAAATGAAATATGGTCGTTCATCAGGTGTTGACTTTGGTTCTGTTGATTTTGTAAAATATGCTAGCAGTTTTGGGGCAAAAGGGTATCGTGTTGATAGTAGAGCTTCATTTGAAGAAATATTCAAGGAAGCTTTAAAAGAAGCAAATAATGGACCAGTTTTAATTGATATTCCAATTGACTACAAAGATAACATCAAACTTGGTGAAACAATCTTACCAGATGAATTTTATTAA
- a CDS encoding PTS system mannose/fructose/sorbose family transporter subunit IID, translated as MILMNKQNDIVTNKDINKAAFRYMFMACNTFNYETQQGPAVVFGLNKLLRKIYSNDDEYVAALNNHFKYFNTTTWMANVLLGASVAMEERDGVAAQEAVQSFKTGMMGPLAGIGDTLVWVLYPTIIGSIAAYMGLEGNPTGAITWLLLNIIFLLFRVKLFKIGYQSGIKLVTALGDRLSVFTEAASIMGLTVIGALVASVIKINVAPVFKTGEVSLSLQTEVLDKIMPSLLPALLTLVVYKLIASKKMSVIQIIFGIIVLSIILSYFGILKA; from the coding sequence ATGATTTTGATGAATAAGCAAAATGATATTGTAACAAATAAAGATATTAATAAAGCAGCTTTTAGATATATGTTTATGGCTTGTAATACTTTTAACTACGAAACTCAACAAGGACCCGCAGTGGTGTTTGGATTAAATAAATTATTGAGAAAAATTTATTCTAATGACGATGAGTATGTTGCTGCTTTAAATAATCATTTTAAATACTTTAATACGACAACTTGGATGGCTAATGTTTTACTTGGAGCGAGTGTGGCAATGGAAGAAAGAGATGGCGTTGCTGCTCAAGAAGCTGTTCAGAGCTTTAAAACAGGAATGATGGGGCCTTTAGCGGGTATAGGTGACACTCTTGTTTGGGTTCTTTATCCAACTATCATTGGTTCAATAGCTGCATATATGGGATTAGAAGGAAATCCTACAGGAGCAATTACTTGGTTACTACTCAATATCATCTTTCTGTTATTTAGAGTGAAGCTATTTAAGATTGGTTACCAATCAGGTATCAAATTAGTAACAGCTCTAGGTGATCGACTTAGTGTTTTTACTGAAGCAGCTTCTATAATGGGCTTAACCGTTATTGGTGCTTTAGTGGCTTCTGTCATCAAAATTAATGTTGCTCCTGTTTTTAAAACAGGAGAAGTCTCTTTATCTTTACAAACAGAAGTTTTAGATAAAATTATGCCGTCGCTATTACCTGCATTATTAACGCTAGTTGTTTATAAATTGATTGCAAGTAAAAAAATGTCTGTTATCCAGATTATATTTGGAATTATTGTATTATCTATTATTTTATCTTATTTTGGGATTTTGAAAGCGTAG
- a CDS encoding PTS mannose/fructose/sorbose/N-acetylgalactosamine transporter subunit IIC, which produces MDIIQGILIILLSFWVVLDQQGLVVVTWFPIMVSLFVGLIMGDMETAMVIGGTFQLMSLGVANIGGSSVPNWGLAALVGGYVAIKSTTTIEEAKAVALAVGVPVGMLGIQLDVLAKILNTYVAHWAQKAANAKQFEKMNRILWIGPLIFGLSTAIPTTLCVLFGQTIVTLILNYVPDWVTSGLTIAGNMLPVVGIALLLQVMPAKKYLSLLLIGFVLTAYLNLPILGVSIVGLALAYYYFTTTIQKVTTSNLNTVEEIGDDFDE; this is translated from the coding sequence ATGGATATTATTCAAGGAATCTTAATTATTTTACTATCATTTTGGGTAGTATTAGATCAACAAGGACTGGTCGTTGTGACTTGGTTTCCTATTATGGTGTCATTATTTGTTGGTCTTATCATGGGGGATATGGAAACAGCTATGGTTATTGGTGGAACTTTCCAATTAATGTCTTTAGGTGTTGCCAATATCGGGGGCTCATCCGTTCCAAACTGGGGATTAGCAGCGCTAGTTGGAGGTTATGTTGCGATTAAAAGCACGACAACTATTGAAGAGGCTAAGGCTGTTGCACTTGCTGTTGGGGTTCCAGTTGGTATGTTAGGAATTCAGTTAGATGTATTAGCCAAAATTTTAAATACTTATGTAGCACACTGGGCACAGAAAGCAGCTAATGCTAAACAGTTTGAGAAAATGAATCGGATTCTTTGGATTGGTCCACTTATTTTTGGATTATCGACGGCTATCCCAACGACTTTATGTGTTTTATTTGGACAAACAATTGTTACACTTATACTGAACTATGTGCCTGATTGGGTTACGAGCGGCTTGACGATTGCTGGAAATATGCTTCCGGTTGTGGGGATTGCTTTATTACTACAAGTTATGCCAGCAAAAAAATATTTATCCCTATTATTAATTGGCTTTGTCTTGACAGCGTATCTTAATTTACCAATCTTAGGAGTCTCTATTGTTGGACTAGCGTTAGCGTATTATTATTTCACAACAACAATTCAGAAAGTTACGACTTCTAATCTTAATACCGTTGAAGAAATAGGAGATGATTTTGATGAATAA
- a CDS encoding IS3 family transposase, whose product MFRLIERHGIKVIQKTANRHYSPELKQEIIDKVLIQGDSQGSVSIDYALPNMRTLPNWIAQYKKNGYIIVKKQRGRPSKMGGKPKKRRLKR is encoded by the coding sequence ATGTTCCGCTTAATTGAGCGTCATGGTATCAAGGTTATTCAAAAGACAGCCAATCGTCACTATTCCCCTGAGCTAAAACAGGAAATCATTGATAAGGTTCTGATTCAAGGGGATTCTCAAGGGAGTGTTTCTATTGACTATGCGCTTCCTAATATGAGAACATTACCAAATTGGATAGCACAATACAAGAAAAACGGGTATATTATTGTTAAGAAACAACGAGGGAGACCGAGTAAGATGGGGGGTAAACCTAAAAAAAGACGCCTGAAGAGATGA